The following are from one region of the Pseudomonas putida genome:
- a CDS encoding DUF883 family protein — protein MARKNAALADSDQIKDQVFSELQALIEESEKLLNESAALVGDEAETLRAQVSLKLRQARQAANKVRGKAQPVVAATQDYIGGHPWQTVAISAGLGLVVGLLLGRRH, from the coding sequence ATGGCCCGGAAAAACGCCGCGCTGGCCGACAGCGATCAGATCAAGGACCAGGTATTCAGCGAACTGCAGGCGCTGATCGAAGAATCGGAAAAGCTGCTGAACGAAAGCGCCGCCCTGGTGGGTGACGAAGCGGAAACCCTGCGCGCGCAGGTAAGCCTCAAGCTACGCCAGGCGCGCCAAGCCGCCAACAAGGTACGCGGCAAGGCGCAACCGGTGGTGGCGGCTACCCAGGACTACATCGGTGGCCACCCGTGGCAGACCGTGGCCATTTCCGCGGGCCTCGGGCTGGTGGTCGGCCTGCTGCTGGGACGCCGTCACTGA
- a CDS encoding LEA type 2 family protein → MAARLHRYARLLLVLLLACGLGACALFQPRDPVNISVIGIEPLTGQELELRMAVKMRVQNPNEAPIDYNGIALNLEVNGQPLAAGVSDQQGHIGRYGEAVVVVPVSITAFSFLRQAYGLGQAGSLQGLPYVLRGKLAGGLLGTVRFTDEGKLDLPKGAYW, encoded by the coding sequence ATGGCTGCCCGTCTGCACCGCTACGCCCGCCTGCTCCTGGTCCTGCTGCTGGCCTGCGGCCTGGGGGCCTGTGCGCTGTTCCAGCCACGCGACCCGGTCAATATCAGCGTGATCGGGATAGAGCCGCTAACCGGGCAAGAGCTGGAATTGCGCATGGCGGTGAAGATGCGAGTGCAAAACCCCAACGAGGCGCCAATCGACTACAACGGCATCGCCCTGAACCTGGAAGTGAACGGCCAGCCGCTGGCGGCCGGGGTCAGCGACCAGCAGGGGCATATCGGCCGTTATGGCGAAGCGGTGGTCGTGGTACCGGTGAGCATCACGGCGTTTTCCTTCCTGCGCCAGGCCTATGGGCTGGGCCAGGCGGGCTCGTTGCAGGGCCTGCCCTATGTGCTGCGCGGCAAGCTGGCCGGCGGGCTGCTGGGGACCGTGCGTTTTACCGACGAGGGCAAGCTGGACCTGCCCAAGGGCGCCTACTGGTAG
- a CDS encoding sigma-70 family RNA polymerase sigma factor: MLTSPVSGLLASFQEHHDDLLQFLTRRMSDRQRAADVAQETYLKLVSIDQQAVPVLHARSFIFRVAGNLAIDALRREQRIAASHDDSERAAEVVCPAPAPEAVLLARERLQILDQALLQLSDNARQALLLNRVEGLTQAQIAQRLGVSESMVAKYIGQALRHCRGWLKQAGVAAALLLAVGVAGWQQAPVLLADYRTGVGERQVLTLADGTRVTLNSASALSVVFSDRERRVVLASGEALFETTDDSRPFVVDTAGERVQGSAATFSVRRDGRVVLAQGEAKVGAHELAVAADAGTQMAWQRGKLIFNGKPLGQVLAELERYRHGRIVLSDSRLAAMEVSGVFDLDEPEALLRTLEQRYGLKVTYLPWLAVVH; this comes from the coding sequence ATGCTGACCTCACCCGTGTCGGGCCTGCTGGCGAGTTTCCAGGAGCACCACGACGACCTGCTGCAGTTTCTGACCCGGCGCATGAGCGACCGCCAGCGCGCTGCCGACGTTGCGCAGGAAACCTACCTGAAGCTGGTGAGCATCGACCAGCAGGCGGTGCCGGTGTTGCACGCGCGCAGTTTCATCTTCCGCGTGGCCGGCAACTTGGCGATCGATGCCTTGCGCCGCGAGCAGCGCATTGCCGCCAGCCACGACGACAGTGAGCGGGCAGCTGAGGTGGTTTGCCCGGCGCCGGCACCCGAGGCGGTGTTGCTGGCCCGGGAGCGCCTGCAGATCCTCGATCAGGCGCTGCTGCAGCTGTCCGACAATGCCCGTCAGGCGCTGTTGCTCAACCGCGTCGAAGGCCTGACCCAGGCGCAGATCGCGCAACGCTTGGGCGTTTCCGAAAGCATGGTGGCGAAATACATCGGCCAGGCCCTGCGCCATTGCCGAGGCTGGCTCAAGCAGGCGGGTGTTGCTGCTGCACTGCTGTTGGCGGTTGGTGTGGCGGGTTGGCAGCAGGCGCCGGTGCTGCTGGCGGATTACCGCACGGGGGTGGGTGAGCGGCAGGTGTTGACCCTGGCCGATGGCACACGGGTGACGCTGAACAGCGCCAGTGCGCTGAGCGTGGTGTTCAGCGACCGTGAGCGGCGGGTGGTGCTGGCGTCTGGCGAAGCCTTGTTCGAGACCACGGACGATTCACGGCCCTTCGTGGTCGATACGGCCGGTGAGCGAGTGCAGGGGAGTGCGGCCACCTTCAGCGTGCGTCGCGATGGCCGCGTGGTATTGGCACAGGGCGAAGCCAAGGTTGGCGCGCATGAACTGGCAGTTGCGGCGGATGCCGGCACGCAGATGGCCTGGCAGCGAGGCAAGCTGATCTTCAACGGCAAGCCGCTGGGGCAGGTGCTGGCGGAGCTCGAGCGTTACCGGCATGGGCGCATTGTGCTGTCGGATAGCAGGCTGGCGGCGATGGAGGTGAGCGGGGTGTTCGACCTCGATGAGCCGGAGGCCCTGTTGCGGACCCTTGAACAGCGGTATGGGCTGAAGGTGACCTACCTGCCGTGGCTGGCCGTGGTGCATTGA
- a CDS encoding TonB-dependent receptor: MLKPLHRRRGPLHHALMSCSALAMLVGPLQASASTTTEQAQTQARLVQLDLPAQPLDQALTTFADQAGLHLLYTTGDVAGQGSPALQGNYSIEQALQQLLAGSGMSWHFSDARTVTLRRADAAPQAVNLKPIEVSVASRTSTAISEIPGTVWVVDQQQLREQIDSGVSLKEAIGKLVPGLDLAPEGRTNYGQNMRGRNVLVMIDGVSQNSSRGLSRQFDSISPFNVERVEVLSGASAIYGGGATGGIINIVTKKGEPGPARFETQLGASSGFNNSDDLATRFAQSISGGNERFNGRLGVSGEQNEAFYDGAGDQIFIDNTQTDLQYNRTIDVLGTLGMQLNDQQSLDLLAQYYDSGNHGSTGIYFPNLNYNAPSDLEDAELRSGYSSDLEPRTRRLLLNANYHHTDVLGQDFYLQASYRKEDDNFYPFPYYNRATPTGARGVYFAASQQNFEVTSLKGLFAKQWDTLKLTYGVDLDRERFNAEQTTFNAQTSSESGGLELEKDSKAARYPSYRVDGVSVYAQLDWHATDNLTLSGGARRQQMDVDVSDFKGVPGGSNDYQVNLFNVGAIYDFKNGHQAWANYGEGFDLPDPAKYYGKPGLSVADNPLAGIKSRQVELGWRYADLDWDAQAALYYIWSDKIINVDSQTLTINVEDQKSRDFGFEGALTRHFQTGWEAGGTLHLTRSEEEDADGGWIKRDARYASLSKATAFVGWKGDGRSARLQANHAFSLKDDADHEIDGYTTFDLLGSQDTGFGTFSAGIQNLLDKQYSTVWGQRATLFYSPTYGPAYLYDYQGRGRTYTLTWSMAY, translated from the coding sequence ATGCTCAAGCCTTTGCACCGCCGCCGCGGTCCACTTCACCATGCCCTGATGTCCTGCAGTGCCCTGGCCATGCTGGTTGGCCCGCTGCAAGCGTCGGCCTCGACCACCACCGAACAGGCCCAGACCCAGGCCCGCCTGGTCCAGCTCGACCTGCCGGCCCAGCCGCTGGACCAGGCCCTGACCACGTTCGCCGACCAGGCCGGCCTGCACCTGCTGTACACCACCGGCGATGTCGCCGGCCAGGGCAGCCCGGCCTTGCAGGGTAACTACAGCATCGAGCAGGCCCTGCAGCAGTTGCTGGCCGGCAGCGGCATGAGCTGGCACTTCAGCGATGCCCGCACGGTGACCCTGCGCAGGGCAGACGCCGCGCCGCAGGCGGTCAACCTCAAGCCGATCGAGGTCAGCGTGGCCTCGCGCACCAGCACCGCGATCAGCGAAATCCCCGGCACCGTGTGGGTGGTCGACCAGCAGCAGCTGCGCGAGCAGATCGACAGCGGCGTCAGCCTGAAGGAAGCCATCGGCAAGCTGGTCCCAGGCCTCGACCTAGCGCCGGAAGGGCGCACCAACTACGGCCAGAACATGCGTGGGCGCAACGTGCTGGTGATGATCGACGGGGTCAGCCAGAACAGCTCGCGCGGCCTGTCGCGCCAGTTCGACAGCATTTCGCCGTTCAACGTCGAGCGCGTCGAAGTGCTGTCCGGCGCCAGTGCCATTTACGGTGGCGGCGCGACCGGCGGCATCATCAACATCGTGACCAAGAAGGGCGAACCCGGCCCGGCGCGTTTCGAGACCCAACTCGGTGCCAGCAGCGGCTTCAACAACAGCGACGACCTCGCCACCCGCTTCGCCCAGTCGATCAGTGGCGGCAACGAGCGGTTCAACGGCCGGCTGGGGGTTTCCGGCGAGCAGAACGAAGCCTTCTACGACGGCGCCGGCGACCAGATTTTCATCGACAATACCCAGACCGACTTGCAGTACAACCGCACCATCGACGTACTCGGCACCTTGGGAATGCAACTGAACGACCAGCAGAGCCTGGACCTGTTGGCCCAGTACTATGACTCCGGCAACCACGGCAGCACCGGCATCTACTTCCCCAACCTGAACTACAACGCCCCGTCCGACCTGGAAGACGCTGAACTGCGCAGTGGCTACTCGTCGGACCTGGAGCCGCGCACCCGGCGCCTGCTGCTAAATGCCAACTACCACCACACCGACGTGCTGGGCCAGGATTTCTACCTGCAGGCCTCGTACCGCAAGGAAGACGACAACTTCTACCCGTTCCCGTACTACAACCGCGCCACGCCTACCGGCGCGCGCGGTGTGTACTTCGCCGCCTCGCAGCAGAACTTCGAGGTCACCAGCCTCAAGGGCCTGTTCGCCAAGCAGTGGGACACGCTGAAGCTGACCTATGGCGTCGACCTGGACCGTGAGCGCTTCAACGCCGAGCAGACCACCTTCAACGCCCAGACATCCTCCGAGTCGGGTGGCCTGGAGCTGGAAAAGGACAGCAAGGCCGCACGCTACCCCAGCTACCGGGTCGATGGCGTGTCGGTATACGCCCAGCTGGACTGGCATGCCACCGATAACCTGACCCTGTCCGGCGGCGCCCGGCGCCAGCAGATGGATGTGGACGTCAGTGACTTCAAGGGCGTGCCGGGCGGTAGCAACGATTACCAGGTCAACCTGTTCAACGTCGGTGCCATCTACGACTTCAAGAACGGCCACCAGGCATGGGCCAACTACGGCGAAGGCTTCGACCTGCCCGACCCGGCCAAGTACTACGGCAAGCCCGGGCTGAGCGTGGCCGACAACCCGCTGGCCGGCATCAAGAGCCGCCAGGTGGAGCTGGGCTGGCGCTATGCCGACCTGGACTGGGATGCCCAGGCGGCGCTGTACTACATCTGGTCGGACAAGATCATCAACGTCGATTCGCAGACGCTGACCATCAATGTGGAAGATCAGAAGAGCCGTGACTTCGGTTTCGAAGGCGCGCTGACCCGCCACTTCCAGACCGGCTGGGAAGCCGGTGGCACCCTGCACCTGACCCGCTCCGAGGAAGAAGATGCCGATGGTGGCTGGATCAAGCGCGATGCCCGCTATGCCTCGTTGTCCAAGGCTACCGCGTTCGTCGGCTGGAAGGGCGATGGCCGCAGTGCGCGGCTGCAGGCCAACCATGCCTTCAGCCTGAAGGACGATGCCGACCACGAGATCGACGGCTACACCACCTTCGACCTGCTGGGCAGCCAGGACACCGGCTTCGGTACCTTCAGCGCCGGCATCCAGAACCTGCTGGACAAGCAGTACAGCACGGTCTGGGGGCAGCGTGCGACGCTGTTCTACTCGCCGACCTACGGGCCGGCGTACCTGTATGACTACCAGGGGCGCGGGCGTACCTACACCCTGACCTGGAGCATGGCTTACTGA
- a CDS encoding LysR family transcriptional regulator has product MLGQVHDPDLHLLRLFVTVVEAGGFSAAQGVLGLSQPTISQRMAQLEARLGYRLCSRGKGGFHLTEKGTLLLDAARGLLLNIEQFRQQANGVAGRLLGTVRIGMAENQDKTVSLKLAAAITAFRRREEAVQLELISAPPAELERLLLEQRLDYAISYFSGNQAAFDYQPLFEERQRLYCGKGHVLFGAAGVSRERLLAMDQVRHPYRFLKGGEPFQSQRSMAVAEQIESVLTFILSGRHIGYLPCHCAHAWEAEGLLWALDRGLDFVVPFTLARHRAQAVGEAQQAFAQDLLATFS; this is encoded by the coding sequence ATGCTCGGACAAGTGCACGACCCCGACCTGCACCTGCTGCGGCTGTTCGTCACTGTAGTCGAGGCCGGTGGCTTCAGTGCCGCGCAAGGCGTGCTGGGGCTGAGCCAGCCCACCATCAGCCAGCGCATGGCGCAGCTGGAAGCGCGGCTGGGCTACCGCCTGTGCAGCCGCGGCAAGGGCGGTTTTCACCTGACGGAAAAAGGCACGTTGTTGCTGGACGCCGCCCGTGGGTTATTGCTGAACATCGAACAGTTTCGCCAGCAGGCCAATGGCGTTGCCGGGCGGCTACTGGGGACCGTGCGGATCGGCATGGCGGAGAACCAGGACAAGACGGTAAGCCTGAAGCTGGCAGCGGCCATTACGGCGTTTCGCAGGCGCGAGGAGGCGGTGCAGCTGGAACTGATCAGTGCGCCGCCGGCAGAGCTGGAGCGGCTATTGCTGGAGCAGCGGCTGGATTACGCCATCAGCTACTTTTCCGGCAACCAGGCAGCCTTCGATTACCAGCCGCTGTTCGAAGAGCGGCAGCGGCTGTATTGCGGCAAGGGGCATGTGCTGTTCGGTGCGGCTGGCGTCAGCCGGGAGCGGTTGCTGGCGATGGACCAGGTGCGCCATCCGTACCGGTTTCTAAAGGGCGGTGAGCCGTTCCAGAGCCAGCGCAGCATGGCGGTGGCGGAGCAGATCGAAAGCGTGCTGACGTTCATTCTGTCGGGGCGGCATATTGGCTATCTGCCGTGCCATTGCGCGCACGCCTGGGAGGCTGAGGGGCTGCTGTGGGCGCTGGACCGGGGGCTGGACTTTGTGGTGCCGTTTACCCTGGCCAGGCATCGGGCACAGGCGGTTGGCGAGGCGCAGCAGGCGTTTGCGCAGGATTTGCTGGCGACGTTCTCCTGA
- a CDS encoding polyamine ABC transporter substrate-binding protein, producing the protein MRRSLCLLSLVLALPLQAEEKVVNLYSWADYVAPQTLQRFEQETGYKVRYDTFDTTEVLETKLLTGGSGYDVVVPSSTVLARALKANALQPLDPQAMPGYANLDKDLLAKLAEADPGNRHAVPYTWGTLGLGVNVEAVRQRLGDVPLDSLDLLFKPEYASRLKDCGIAMPDSPQEVIGVALNYLGKDPYSQNKDDLAAAQDLLSQLQPSISYVANGRQISDLANGSVCLALTYNGDAAMAADQARRAGKPFELIYRIPREGTLVWQDNLVIPKDAPHPEAARAFIAFMLKPESVAALTNTLFFANANQAATPLVDEALRNDPDIYPPATVRQRLYADRSMALADLRQRNRLWTAFRSRQ; encoded by the coding sequence ATGCGTCGATCGTTATGCCTGTTGTCTCTGGTCCTGGCCTTGCCGCTGCAGGCTGAAGAAAAGGTCGTCAACCTCTACAGCTGGGCCGACTATGTCGCCCCGCAAACCCTCCAGCGTTTCGAACAGGAAACTGGCTACAAGGTGCGCTACGACACCTTCGATACCACCGAGGTACTGGAAACCAAGCTGCTGACCGGTGGCAGCGGCTATGACGTGGTGGTGCCGTCGTCGACCGTGCTGGCCCGGGCACTCAAGGCCAATGCCCTGCAACCGCTCGACCCCCAGGCCATGCCCGGCTACGCCAACCTCGACAAGGACCTGCTGGCCAAGCTGGCCGAGGCCGACCCCGGCAACCGCCATGCCGTACCCTACACTTGGGGCACCCTGGGCCTGGGGGTGAATGTGGAGGCCGTGCGCCAGCGCCTGGGTGATGTGCCGCTGGACAGCCTCGATCTGCTGTTCAAGCCTGAGTACGCCAGCCGGTTGAAGGACTGCGGCATCGCCATGCCCGACTCGCCGCAGGAGGTGATCGGCGTGGCCCTGAATTACCTGGGCAAGGACCCTTACAGCCAGAACAAGGACGACCTGGCCGCCGCGCAGGACCTGCTGAGCCAGCTGCAGCCGTCGATCAGCTACGTCGCCAATGGCCGGCAGATCAGCGACCTGGCCAACGGCAGCGTGTGCCTGGCACTGACCTACAACGGCGATGCGGCGATGGCCGCCGACCAGGCGCGCCGCGCCGGCAAGCCGTTCGAGCTGATCTACCGCATCCCCCGCGAAGGCACGCTGGTGTGGCAGGACAACCTGGTCATCCCCAAGGACGCCCCGCACCCCGAGGCCGCGCGGGCGTTCATCGCCTTCATGCTCAAGCCCGAGTCGGTGGCCGCGCTGACCAACACGCTGTTCTTCGCCAACGCCAACCAGGCGGCCACGCCGCTGGTGGACGAAGCACTGCGCAACGACCCGGACATCTACCCGCCGGCCACAGTGCGCCAGCGCCTGTATGCCGACCGCAGCATGGCCCTGGCCGACCTGCGCCAGCGCAACCGCCTGTGGACCGCGTTCCGCAGCCGCCAGTAA
- the speB gene encoding agmatinase: MEQAANNDQAMTRDSLYGTAAESTYAGITSFSRRRYSRDLRGVDVVVSGVPFDTATSNRPGARFGPRAIRAASVQQAWARHWPWAFDPFDHLAVIDYGDCAFDSGTPQAVPDSIEAHATHILQAGCAMLTLGGDHFISYPLLKAHARRHGPLALIHFDAHSDTWPDEEGKRIDHGTMFWHAAREGLVDPASSVQIGLRTTNDDSQGFAILDARQVHRQGTEAVIAAIRQRVGERPVYLTFDIDCLDPAYAPGTGTPVCGGLSTVQALEILGGLRGINLVGMDLVEVAPAYDHADITALAGATLAMEMLCLYAARHKVDKGL, from the coding sequence GTGGAGCAAGCCGCAAATAACGACCAGGCCATGACCCGCGACAGCCTGTATGGCACCGCTGCGGAAAGTACCTACGCAGGCATTACCAGTTTCTCCAGGCGCCGTTACAGCCGCGACCTGCGTGGTGTCGATGTGGTGGTCAGCGGTGTGCCGTTCGATACGGCCACCAGCAACCGCCCCGGTGCGCGGTTCGGCCCGCGGGCGATCCGCGCTGCCTCGGTACAGCAGGCCTGGGCCCGGCACTGGCCGTGGGCGTTCGACCCGTTCGACCACCTGGCGGTGATCGACTATGGCGATTGCGCCTTCGACAGCGGCACCCCACAGGCGGTACCGGACAGCATCGAGGCCCATGCCACGCATATTCTGCAAGCAGGCTGCGCCATGCTCACCCTGGGTGGCGACCACTTCATCAGTTACCCGCTGCTCAAGGCCCATGCCCGCCGCCATGGCCCGCTGGCGCTGATTCACTTCGATGCGCACAGCGACACCTGGCCGGACGAGGAAGGCAAGCGCATCGACCACGGCACCATGTTCTGGCATGCCGCCCGCGAAGGCCTGGTGGACCCGGCCAGCTCGGTGCAGATCGGCCTGCGCACCACCAATGACGACAGCCAGGGCTTTGCCATCCTCGATGCCCGCCAGGTGCACCGGCAGGGCACCGAGGCGGTGATCGCGGCGATTCGTCAGCGGGTGGGCGAGCGGCCGGTGTACCTGACCTTCGATATCGACTGCCTCGACCCGGCCTATGCGCCCGGTACCGGCACACCGGTGTGCGGCGGGCTGAGCACGGTACAGGCGCTGGAAATCCTCGGCGGGCTGCGCGGCATCAACCTGGTGGGCATGGACCTGGTGGAGGTGGCGCCAGCCTATGACCATGCCGACATCACCGCACTGGCGGGGGCGACCCTGGCGATGGAAATGCTGTGCCTGTATGCGGCGCGGCACAAGGTGGACAAGGGCCTGTAA
- a CDS encoding PQQ-dependent sugar dehydrogenase yields the protein MLRAPWLVTLTTAALLPLLAQAAAEQQFRSEEGTLTVSTVADGLRNPWALAFLPGGKDMLVTERAGNLRVVNAEGKVGPPISGVPNVWAEGQGGLLDVVLSPEFAKDRTVYLSYAEEGSDGKAGTAVGRGQLSQDRARLENFSVIFRQQPKLSEGNHFGSRLVFDRDGYLFIALGENNQRPTAQDLDKLQGKIVRILPDGEVPTDNPFVGKDNVRPEIWSFGHRNQQGAALNPWTGKLWTHEHGPRGGDEINIPEPGKNYGWPVATHGINYSLLPIPEAKGKHVQGMVDPHHVWEKSPGISGMAFYDSPTFKAWDHNLFIGALATQELIRLQLDGDKVVHEERLLGELKARIRDVRVGPDGYLYVLTDDKDGALLKVGLGDT from the coding sequence ATGCTTCGAGCACCCTGGCTTGTCACCCTGACCACCGCCGCATTGCTGCCATTGCTGGCGCAGGCGGCGGCCGAACAGCAGTTTCGCAGTGAAGAAGGCACGTTGACCGTCAGCACAGTGGCCGATGGCCTGCGCAACCCTTGGGCCCTGGCGTTCCTGCCGGGCGGTAAGGACATGCTGGTCACCGAGCGCGCCGGCAACTTGCGGGTGGTCAACGCCGAAGGCAAGGTCGGCCCGCCGATCAGCGGTGTGCCCAACGTCTGGGCCGAGGGCCAGGGCGGCCTGCTGGATGTGGTGCTGTCGCCGGAATTCGCCAAGGACCGCACCGTCTATCTGTCCTACGCCGAAGAGGGCAGTGACGGCAAGGCCGGCACAGCGGTCGGCCGTGGCCAGTTGTCCCAGGACCGCGCCCGGCTGGAAAACTTCAGTGTGATTTTCCGCCAGCAGCCCAAGCTGTCGGAGGGCAACCACTTTGGCTCGCGCTTGGTGTTCGACCGCGACGGCTATCTGTTCATCGCCCTCGGCGAGAACAACCAGCGCCCGACTGCCCAGGACCTGGACAAGCTGCAAGGCAAGATCGTGCGTATCTTGCCGGACGGCGAGGTGCCCACGGACAACCCCTTCGTCGGCAAGGACAATGTGCGGCCGGAAATCTGGTCGTTCGGCCATCGCAACCAGCAAGGTGCCGCGCTCAACCCCTGGACCGGCAAGCTGTGGACCCACGAGCATGGCCCGCGTGGTGGCGACGAGATCAACATTCCCGAGCCCGGCAAGAACTATGGCTGGCCGGTCGCGACCCACGGCATCAACTACTCGCTTCTGCCCATTCCCGAGGCCAAGGGCAAGCATGTGCAGGGCATGGTCGACCCGCATCATGTGTGGGAGAAGTCGCCGGGTATCAGCGGCATGGCGTTCTACGACAGCCCCACGTTCAAGGCCTGGGACCACAACCTGTTCATTGGCGCGCTGGCCACCCAGGAGCTGATCCGCTTGCAGCTGGATGGCGACAAGGTGGTGCATGAAGAGCGTTTGCTGGGTGAGCTGAAGGCGCGTATCCGCGATGTGCGGGTGGGGCCGGACGGGTACCTGTATGTGCTGACCGATGACAAGGACGGCGCGCTGCTCAAGGTAGGCCTGGGCGACACTTGA
- the zapE gene encoding cell division protein ZapE, with translation MAIDPHSLYQQALATQGYVADPAQACAVEALQACFQAVEQGHPTQGIYLWGPVGRGKTWLMDQFHRCLRVPSRRQHFHHFMAWVHQRLFQLNGTADPLLALAEELAGQIRVLCFDELFVNDIGDAIILGRLFQVLFDQGVVIVATSNQPPGQLYRDGFNRERFLPAIAAIQRHMQVLPVAGEQDHRLHPGAERQRYWVVQAGQASQLGEVFRQLSPGEAGHDQPLTIGSRQVQVVRRSAQAIWCRFTDLCEQPLAAMEFMALCDRFPAILVSGIPALGGEQRAGRIARGTEDAAARVMAGDRELPALSPKDDAVRRFIALVDECYDRRVALYLEAQVPLDALYTQGYLAFPYQRTLSRLREMQLQRFA, from the coding sequence ATGGCTATCGATCCCCACTCCCTCTACCAGCAAGCCCTGGCCACCCAGGGCTATGTCGCCGACCCCGCCCAGGCTTGCGCCGTCGAGGCCTTGCAAGCCTGCTTCCAGGCCGTCGAACAAGGCCACCCCACCCAGGGCATCTACCTCTGGGGCCCGGTCGGTCGCGGCAAGACCTGGCTGATGGACCAGTTCCACCGCTGCCTGCGGGTACCCAGCCGGCGTCAGCACTTCCATCACTTCATGGCCTGGGTCCACCAGCGCCTGTTCCAGCTAAACGGCACTGCCGACCCGCTGCTGGCGTTGGCTGAGGAACTGGCCGGGCAGATTCGCGTGCTGTGCTTCGACGAGCTGTTCGTCAACGACATCGGTGACGCGATCATCCTCGGCCGCCTGTTCCAGGTCCTGTTCGACCAAGGCGTGGTGATTGTCGCCACCTCCAACCAGCCACCCGGGCAGCTTTATCGCGACGGCTTCAACCGCGAGCGTTTCCTGCCGGCCATTGCCGCCATCCAGCGGCACATGCAGGTATTGCCGGTAGCCGGCGAGCAGGACCACCGCCTGCACCCCGGCGCCGAGCGCCAGCGTTACTGGGTGGTGCAAGCGGGGCAGGCCAGCCAGCTGGGCGAGGTGTTCCGCCAGCTCAGCCCCGGCGAAGCAGGCCACGATCAGCCCTTGACCATCGGCTCCCGACAGGTCCAGGTGGTACGGCGCAGCGCGCAGGCCATCTGGTGCCGCTTCACCGACCTGTGCGAGCAACCCTTGGCGGCCATGGAGTTCATGGCCCTGTGCGACCGTTTCCCGGCCATCCTGGTGTCGGGCATTCCGGCGCTGGGCGGCGAACAGCGGGCCGGGCGCATTGCCCGAGGCACCGAGGATGCTGCGGCGCGGGTGATGGCGGGCGATCGCGAACTGCCGGCGCTGTCGCCCAAGGACGACGCCGTGCGCCGCTTCATTGCCCTGGTCGACGAATGCTACGACCGCCGGGTGGCGTTGTACCTGGAAGCACAGGTGCCGCTGGATGCCCTCTACACTCAAGGGTATCTGGCGTTCCCGTACCAGCGGACCCTGAGCCGGCTACGGGAGATGCAACTGCAACGCTTCGCCTGA
- a CDS encoding DinB family protein yields MEPLSHHLLTQAYNNGWANHRLYKACLQLTQDEFVAPRCSFFPSIKATLNHLLTVDWFYLHMLECEQRGEQPDADGERFFDPEQPFATCTDLHAEQAQADHRLIAYCRGLRDSELGRYVSIVRPERVQREQRLRLLAHLFEHQVHHRGQVHAMLSDTAVRPPQLDEFFCEEEAGLRAADFAELGWTEEQVWKI; encoded by the coding sequence ATGGAGCCGTTGTCGCATCATCTGCTGACCCAGGCCTACAACAATGGCTGGGCCAACCACCGCCTGTACAAGGCCTGCCTGCAACTGACGCAGGACGAATTCGTCGCCCCTCGCTGCAGCTTCTTCCCGTCGATCAAGGCCACCCTCAACCACCTGCTGACGGTGGACTGGTTCTACCTGCACATGCTCGAGTGCGAGCAGCGTGGCGAGCAGCCCGACGCCGATGGCGAGCGTTTCTTCGACCCGGAACAGCCGTTTGCCACCTGCACCGACCTGCATGCCGAGCAGGCCCAGGCCGATCACCGGCTGATCGCCTATTGCAGGGGCCTGCGCGATAGTGAACTGGGGCGCTATGTCAGCATCGTGCGCCCCGAACGGGTGCAGCGCGAGCAACGGCTGCGCCTGTTGGCGCACCTGTTCGAGCACCAGGTGCATCACCGTGGGCAGGTGCATGCGATGCTCAGTGATACGGCGGTGAGGCCGCCGCAGCTGGATGAGTTTTTCTGCGAGGAAGAGGCGGGGTTGCGGGCGGCGGACTTTGCCGAGCTGGGCTGGACTGAGGAGCAGGTCTGGAAAATATAG